A window from Ardenticatena maritima encodes these proteins:
- a CDS encoding DUF92 domain-containing protein, translating into MAPMLWPEPLLWRIALGAGCAALIALAALRQGALTRDGALAATLLGAVVFAFGGWAWAVLVVVFFVSSSALSFLRQRLRPDIAPNAAKGARRDAAQVLANGGWLLLWALANARWPHPAWSMAALGTLATAAADTWATEIGLLSPLPPRFILDGREVPPGTNGGITPLGLLASATAGLLLGFAAALLALLGGVRVPFAPGWLTLLGGVVGACGALVDSLLGATLQGVFFCPHCGEETEHRLHHCGTPTRHLRGWAWCNNDAVNALASLAGSLLALLMVRPFL; encoded by the coding sequence ATGGCGCCCATGCTCTGGCCTGAACCGCTGCTCTGGCGTATCGCCTTGGGGGCAGGGTGTGCCGCGCTCATTGCGCTGGCGGCTTTGCGGCAAGGTGCACTCACACGCGACGGCGCTCTTGCCGCGACGCTGCTCGGCGCGGTCGTTTTCGCCTTTGGCGGCTGGGCGTGGGCGGTGCTCGTCGTGGTCTTCTTTGTCAGCAGTTCTGCGCTCTCCTTCCTGCGGCAGCGGTTGCGCCCGGACATTGCCCCCAATGCCGCGAAAGGCGCACGCCGCGACGCCGCGCAAGTCCTGGCAAATGGGGGCTGGCTGCTCCTGTGGGCGCTCGCCAACGCACGCTGGCCACACCCTGCATGGAGCATGGCGGCGCTGGGCACGCTGGCAACCGCCGCCGCCGACACCTGGGCAACCGAGATTGGCTTGCTCAGCCCGCTCCCCCCGCGCTTCATCCTCGATGGGCGTGAAGTGCCCCCCGGCACGAATGGCGGTATCACGCCGTTAGGGTTGTTGGCGTCGGCAACCGCGGGGCTTTTGCTGGGGTTTGCGGCGGCGCTGCTGGCACTGCTGGGCGGTGTGCGTGTGCCCTTCGCGCCAGGGTGGTTGACGCTTCTGGGGGGCGTTGTGGGGGCATGCGGCGCGCTGGTTGATAGCCTGCTCGGCGCAACGCTGCAAGGCGTGTTCTTCTGTCCGCACTGTGGCGAAGAGACCGAGCACCGTCTTCATCACTGCGGAACCCCCACCCGACACCTACGCGGGTGGGCGTGGTGCAATAACGACGCCGTCAACGCGCTCGCTTCACTCGCCGGCAGTCTGCTCGCCCTGCTCATGGTGCGCCCCTTCCTCTGA
- the rimI gene encoding ribosomal protein S18-alanine N-acetyltransferase, whose translation MSDAVPYTIAPLRAEDIASVLAIEHLSFPTPWSAQGYEQELRNSLATYWVLRPVPPRAWGGVLRRPPPVIGYVGYWLIADEQHISTIAVHPQWRRRHLGEWLLLHAIDDGTARGATLVTLEVRVDNAPAQALYRKYGFEVVGRRKRYYRDGTDALLMTLFHANSPEVQAALATRRRQLAQELARHTFTREMFNIAPHVSEEGAHHEQGEQTAGE comes from the coding sequence ATGAGCGACGCCGTCCCCTACACCATTGCACCGCTCCGTGCGGAGGACATCGCCTCTGTGCTGGCGATAGAGCACCTTTCGTTTCCCACGCCCTGGTCGGCGCAGGGCTACGAGCAAGAATTGCGCAACTCGCTCGCCACCTATTGGGTGTTGCGCCCCGTGCCGCCCCGTGCGTGGGGCGGGGTGTTGCGTCGGCCGCCGCCGGTGATTGGCTATGTGGGGTATTGGCTGATTGCCGACGAACAGCACATTTCAACCATCGCCGTGCATCCCCAATGGCGACGGCGGCATTTGGGAGAGTGGTTGTTGTTGCATGCGATTGACGACGGCACCGCCCGCGGCGCAACGCTGGTCACGCTGGAAGTGCGCGTGGACAATGCGCCGGCGCAGGCGCTCTATCGCAAGTATGGCTTTGAGGTGGTGGGGCGGCGCAAGCGCTACTACCGCGATGGAACGGACGCCTTGCTGATGACTTTGTTTCACGCGAACAGCCCCGAAGTGCAAGCGGCGTTGGCAACGCGGCGGCGTCAATTGGCGCAGGAATTGGCGCGCCACACATTCACGCGGGAGATGTTCAATATCGCGCCCCACGTTTCAGAGGAAGGGGCGCACCATGAGCAGGGCGAGCAGACTGCCGGCGAGTGA
- the tsaB gene encoding tRNA (adenosine(37)-N6)-threonylcarbamoyltransferase complex dimerization subunit type 1 TsaB encodes MLILAIDTATRQAGVALVREDEVLVEYTWSAGLRHTQHTAPMIDQALRQAGVAPDDLEGVAVTRGPGSFTGLRIGLSLAKGFAAALGIPVVAIPTLDVCAFPHFYGETPVRAVLRAGRGRYAFATYRREAPDRWRPVGEPQLARLPQLVEDVQQPMRFVGELGAQEQAVLKERGGRWVRFVPPPFNVRRPSVLAFMALERFQRGEHDDVDTLAPFYLHIPEGAS; translated from the coding sequence ATGCTGATTCTGGCAATTGACACAGCCACGCGCCAGGCGGGGGTGGCGCTGGTGCGTGAAGACGAGGTGCTGGTGGAATACACGTGGTCGGCGGGGTTGCGCCACACCCAGCATACCGCGCCGATGATTGATCAGGCGTTGCGCCAGGCGGGGGTTGCGCCCGACGATTTGGAGGGCGTGGCTGTCACGCGGGGACCAGGCTCGTTTACCGGTTTGCGCATTGGGTTGAGTTTGGCGAAGGGGTTTGCCGCCGCATTGGGCATTCCTGTTGTGGCCATTCCCACGCTGGATGTGTGCGCGTTTCCGCATTTTTACGGTGAAACGCCGGTGCGGGCTGTCTTGCGGGCGGGGCGTGGGCGTTATGCCTTTGCCACGTATCGCCGCGAAGCGCCCGACCGCTGGCGACCGGTGGGTGAGCCGCAATTGGCGCGCTTGCCGCAACTGGTGGAGGATGTGCAACAGCCCATGCGCTTTGTGGGCGAATTGGGGGCGCAGGAGCAAGCCGTGCTGAAAGAACGGGGCGGGCGTTGGGTGCGGTTTGTGCCGCCACCGTTCAACGTGCGGCGTCCCAGTGTGCTGGCGTTCATGGCGCTGGAACGTTTCCAGCGGGGCGAGCATGACGATGTGGATACGCTCGCGCCGTTCTACCTGCACATACCCGAAGGGGCTTCCTAA
- the tsaE gene encoding tRNA (adenosine(37)-N6)-threonylcarbamoyltransferase complex ATPase subunit type 1 TsaE, whose amino-acid sequence MPVIEPNTLDFFSHSPEQTRRLGARLAQLLEPGDIILLTGTLGAGKTHFVQGLARGLGVQRPVRSPTFTLVSEYPEGRIPLYHADLYRLNSEAELETVGLEEYMERGDGVVAVEWAEKAADWFPEGMWIRFEHADDAKRRVIMKPVGERALRLLHAFRQAAFGR is encoded by the coding sequence ATGCCCGTCATTGAACCCAACACGCTTGATTTTTTCAGCCATAGCCCCGAACAGACGCGCCGTTTGGGGGCGCGTCTGGCGCAGTTGTTGGAACCAGGCGACATTATCCTGCTGACGGGAACACTTGGCGCAGGAAAAACGCATTTTGTGCAGGGGCTGGCGCGCGGCTTGGGGGTACAACGCCCGGTGCGAAGCCCGACGTTTACGCTGGTGAGCGAGTATCCCGAGGGACGTATCCCGCTCTACCATGCCGACCTGTACCGCTTGAACAGCGAGGCGGAATTGGAAACCGTGGGCTTGGAAGAGTACATGGAACGGGGCGACGGCGTGGTGGCGGTGGAATGGGCTGAAAAAGCCGCCGATTGGTTCCCAGAGGGGATGTGGATTCGTTTTGAGCACGCCGACGACGCCAAGCGGCGCGTGATTATGAAACCGGTGGGAGAACGCGCGCTGCGCTTACTGCATGCTTTTCGACAAGCCGCATTTGGACGCTGA
- a CDS encoding HIT family protein, with protein sequence MDHLWTPWRMAYILSKKEPGCPFCAALAENRDAETFVLWRGAHCFLILNRYPYNNGHIMLLPNRHIADITELNDDERREWMLLLDAAVRALREAFNPHGFNIGINLGEAAGAGIAAHLHLHIVPRWEGDTNYMTVTANTRTIPELLHDTWARLRPILERLLTPSTN encoded by the coding sequence ATGGACCATTTATGGACACCCTGGCGTATGGCGTACATTCTCTCAAAGAAAGAGCCTGGTTGCCCGTTTTGTGCGGCGCTCGCCGAAAACCGCGACGCCGAGACGTTTGTCCTCTGGCGAGGGGCGCATTGCTTTCTCATTCTCAACCGCTACCCCTACAACAACGGGCACATCATGCTGTTGCCCAACCGCCACATTGCCGACATTACCGAATTGAATGACGACGAACGCCGCGAGTGGATGCTTCTCCTCGATGCGGCGGTACGCGCTCTGCGTGAAGCGTTCAACCCCCACGGCTTCAACATCGGCATCAATCTGGGGGAAGCCGCCGGTGCAGGCATTGCCGCGCATCTGCATTTGCACATTGTGCCCCGCTGGGAAGGCGACACCAACTACATGACCGTCACCGCCAACACGCGCACCATTCCCGAACTGCTGCATGACACATGGGCGCGCCTGCGTCCCATTCTCGAACGTCTGCTGACACCTTCAACTAACTAA
- a CDS encoding glycoside hydrolase family 36 protein, with amino-acid sequence MHLLSFPTATLAVHGGEPHALAEHAARLHGRTLTLVHPFGDAPFYRHGWHSWSVASWFAPDAPPLTPRPRVRWPMLDDPALLAQGGHISCDVALASAGEGRVLLVGACTPGGRITLEGDVWRLEHPHGGPWLVLVDEETRAWETYTQHIAAQMGARGQTPAPRVWCSWYSFYREIDADRLHAVIHHWRGWPFDVIQIDDGWQRAIGDWDANERFPDGMAALAKTIHAHGFRAGLWLAPFIVHEASHLFAEHPDWLVHDEEGRPVVAGNNWGGHFYALDTTHPEAQTWLRETFHRVAAWGYDYLKLDFLYAAALPGKRHTPMPREDAYRLGVRLIRETVEAVHAERTYILACGAPILASVGLVDGIRVGPDVAPFWQSEDRAVWLGDWTGPATQNAIATTLHRLWLRPLLHTDPDVAYFRTRYNLLSPTQKEHLQALAHIAGFLATSDPLPWLSEDEQAALRTFLTTTPRIEQVGRYTFRLDGRLVDFSAALQGWLTTPEGVSRFPL; translated from the coding sequence ATGCACTTGCTCTCTTTCCCCACCGCCACGCTCGCCGTTCACGGCGGCGAACCGCACGCCCTGGCGGAACACGCCGCCCGCTTGCACGGGCGCACGCTCACACTCGTTCACCCCTTCGGCGACGCGCCCTTCTATCGGCACGGGTGGCACTCCTGGAGCGTGGCATCCTGGTTCGCGCCGGACGCCCCCCCGCTGACGCCGCGCCCCCGTGTGCGCTGGCCCATGCTCGACGACCCCGCACTGCTCGCCCAGGGCGGGCACATCAGTTGCGACGTGGCGCTGGCAAGCGCCGGCGAGGGGCGCGTTCTGCTGGTGGGGGCGTGTACGCCCGGCGGCCGCATCACGCTGGAGGGCGACGTGTGGCGGCTCGAACACCCCCACGGCGGTCCCTGGCTGGTGCTGGTGGATGAAGAAACGCGCGCCTGGGAAACCTACACCCAACACATCGCCGCGCAGATGGGCGCACGTGGGCAGACGCCTGCGCCGCGCGTCTGGTGTTCGTGGTATTCGTTCTACCGCGAGATTGACGCCGACCGCCTGCACGCCGTCATCCATCATTGGCGCGGCTGGCCGTTCGATGTGATCCAGATTGACGACGGCTGGCAACGTGCCATTGGTGATTGGGACGCCAACGAACGCTTCCCCGACGGCATGGCGGCGCTTGCCAAAACCATTCACGCCCACGGCTTCCGCGCGGGGTTGTGGCTGGCGCCCTTCATCGTGCATGAAGCCTCGCACCTGTTCGCCGAGCATCCCGATTGGCTGGTGCATGATGAAGAGGGGCGCCCCGTGGTGGCGGGCAACAACTGGGGCGGGCACTTCTACGCGCTGGACACGACCCACCCCGAAGCGCAAACCTGGCTCCGCGAGACATTCCACCGTGTCGCCGCCTGGGGCTACGACTACCTGAAACTCGATTTCCTCTACGCCGCCGCGCTCCCCGGCAAACGCCACACCCCCATGCCGCGCGAAGACGCCTATCGCCTGGGGGTGCGCCTCATCCGCGAGACGGTGGAAGCCGTGCACGCCGAACGCACCTACATCCTGGCGTGTGGCGCGCCCATTCTGGCGTCCGTGGGGCTGGTGGACGGCATCCGCGTGGGACCCGACGTTGCGCCTTTCTGGCAAAGTGAAGACCGCGCCGTCTGGCTGGGCGATTGGACTGGTCCCGCGACGCAAAACGCCATCGCCACCACGCTCCACCGGCTTTGGCTGCGCCCCTTGTTGCACACCGACCCCGACGTCGCCTATTTCCGCACACGCTACAACCTGCTCTCGCCGACGCAAAAAGAACACCTGCAAGCCCTCGCGCACATCGCCGGGTTTCTCGCCACATCGGACCCCCTTCCCTGGCTGAGCGAAGATGAACAAGCCGCGTTGCGGACGTTTCTCACCACCACACCCCGCATCGAGCAGGTAGGGCGCTACACGTTCCGCCTGGACGGTCGGCTTGTGGATTTCAGCGCCGCCTTGCAGGGCTGGCTGACAACGCCTGAAGGCGTTTCGCGCTTTCCCCTGTGA
- a CDS encoding AAA family ATPase, giving the protein MESVQQLVERVRANVGRVILGKEPQLELAIIALLCEGHVLIEDVPGVGKTMLAKALATSIGCSFKRIQFTPDLLPSDVTGVSVFNQKTQEFEFRPGPIMANIVLTDEINRATPKTQSALLEAMEERQVTVDGQTYHLPRPFMVLATQNPIEYEGTFPLPEAQLDRFLVRIQLGYPSPGEEVNMLTSQQRAHPIESLQAVASTEDIIAAQRAVREVYVDELVKEYIVALVNATREHEDVYLGASPRGSLALYHAAQALAAARGRDFVTPDDVKELAHATLAHRIIITPAARIKDTTPADIVDAVLKKVPVPGGATTARLRR; this is encoded by the coding sequence ATGGAGAGCGTCCAACAACTTGTCGAACGTGTCCGCGCCAACGTGGGGCGTGTCATTCTGGGGAAAGAACCACAACTCGAACTCGCCATCATCGCCCTTTTGTGCGAAGGGCATGTGCTCATCGAAGACGTGCCCGGTGTGGGCAAAACCATGTTGGCAAAGGCGCTTGCCACCAGTATCGGCTGCTCGTTCAAGCGCATTCAATTCACGCCGGATTTGCTCCCCAGCGACGTGACGGGGGTCTCGGTTTTCAACCAAAAAACACAAGAGTTTGAATTTCGCCCCGGTCCCATCATGGCAAACATCGTCTTGACCGACGAAATCAACCGCGCCACGCCCAAAACGCAATCGGCGCTGTTGGAAGCCATGGAAGAACGCCAAGTGACCGTTGACGGGCAAACCTACCACCTGCCGCGCCCGTTCATGGTCCTGGCGACGCAAAACCCCATCGAGTACGAAGGCACTTTCCCCCTTCCCGAAGCCCAACTCGACCGCTTTTTGGTGCGCATTCAACTGGGCTACCCATCCCCCGGTGAAGAAGTCAACATGCTGACATCACAACAACGCGCCCACCCCATCGAATCGCTCCAGGCGGTGGCGTCAACCGAAGACATCATCGCAGCGCAACGCGCCGTGCGAGAGGTGTACGTTGATGAGTTGGTGAAGGAATACATCGTCGCGCTGGTCAACGCCACACGCGAACATGAGGACGTCTATCTGGGCGCAAGCCCGCGCGGCTCGCTGGCGCTCTACCACGCGGCGCAAGCCTTGGCGGCGGCGCGCGGTCGCGATTTCGTCACCCCCGACGACGTGAAGGAACTCGCGCACGCCACGCTGGCGCACCGCATCATCATCACACCGGCGGCGCGCATCAAAGACACGACACCCGCCGACATTGTGGACGCCGTGCTGAAAAAAGTGCCCGTACCAGGCGGCGCGACAACCGCGCGCCTGCGGCGGTAG
- a CDS encoding DUF58 domain-containing protein gives MRRSLVLALLVVVLGVAAVQTGRRLLFNLTYLLGATLVLSFIWAWSNAHFFALQRISTSTRSQVGRLFEERFIVRNTGWLPKLWLEVRDNSTLPNHRAGRVVHSIMPRQARGWSVKTLCIQRGRFRLGPMEVVTSDPFGFFTFTRAIPHTSTLIVYPATFDLPTFEPPRGHLIGGESLYRRTHHITPNVAGVRDYQPGDSFNRIHWRTTARTGRLMVKEFEEDPTADVWLVVDMEASTRAVAQEYADFLAFHPNVWQPALPEPILPSSEEYIITAAASIARYFINQKRPVGLVAHAQERFVLQPDRGPRQMRRLLEHLAVIRAEGRTPLHHTLALEDMFFTRGTTLIVCTASPSEEWVQALSLLRRRGVRPLAVVVDAHSFDPSRMRPDAVIAALRVAGIPAYHLQRGDDFAAALGHRAAVT, from the coding sequence ATGCGCCGGAGTCTCGTGCTGGCGTTGCTGGTGGTGGTGTTGGGCGTCGCCGCCGTCCAAACCGGTCGCCGCCTGCTCTTCAACCTCACGTATCTGCTGGGCGCGACGCTTGTGCTTTCGTTCATCTGGGCGTGGAGCAACGCCCACTTTTTTGCCCTGCAACGCATCAGCACATCCACCCGCAGCCAGGTGGGGCGCTTGTTTGAAGAACGGTTCATCGTGCGCAACACCGGCTGGCTCCCCAAACTCTGGCTGGAAGTCCGCGACAACTCCACACTGCCCAACCACCGCGCGGGGCGTGTGGTGCATTCCATCATGCCGCGCCAGGCGCGCGGCTGGTCGGTCAAAACGCTCTGCATCCAACGCGGGCGCTTTCGGCTGGGACCCATGGAAGTCGTCACCAGCGACCCATTCGGCTTCTTCACCTTCACCCGCGCCATCCCGCACACATCAACCCTCATCGTCTATCCCGCCACGTTCGACCTGCCCACGTTTGAACCACCGCGCGGGCATCTCATCGGCGGCGAATCGCTCTATCGGCGCACCCACCACATCACGCCCAACGTCGCCGGCGTGCGCGACTACCAGCCGGGCGATAGTTTCAACCGCATTCACTGGCGCACCACCGCCCGCACCGGGCGGCTCATGGTCAAAGAATTCGAGGAAGACCCCACCGCCGACGTCTGGCTGGTGGTGGATATGGAAGCGAGCACGCGCGCGGTTGCGCAAGAATACGCCGATTTTCTGGCGTTTCACCCCAACGTGTGGCAACCGGCACTGCCCGAACCGATTTTGCCCAGCAGTGAAGAGTACATCATCACCGCGGCGGCTTCGATTGCACGCTACTTCATCAATCAGAAACGCCCCGTTGGGCTGGTCGCCCATGCGCAAGAACGCTTTGTCTTGCAACCCGACCGGGGACCCCGCCAAATGCGCCGCCTGCTGGAACATCTCGCCGTCATCCGCGCCGAAGGACGCACGCCCCTGCACCACACGCTGGCGCTGGAAGATATGTTCTTCACGCGCGGGACAACGCTCATTGTCTGCACCGCCTCGCCTTCCGAGGAATGGGTGCAAGCATTGAGCCTGTTGCGTCGGCGCGGTGTGCGCCCGCTGGCAGTGGTGGTGGACGCGCACTCATTCGACCCAAGCCGCATGCGCCCCGACGCCGTCATCGCCGCGCTGCGCGTCGCCGGCATTCCAGCCTACCACCTTCAGCGGGGCGATGATTTTGCCGCCGCGTTGGGACACCGCGCCGCCGTCACCTAA
- a CDS encoding MarC family protein produces METLLPLSEYVKLFAGLMAVVSIPGNLPVFLAFTRDLSPAERDQVALLTALTVAIAMLAFNFFGTLILDVFGISIDSFRIAGGILLLMTGLAMMNAGGEPVEPTTNAADRVSVGIVPLGIPLLSGPGAMSTVIVYANSLNTPAHRLAVALVIIVLASLIFITFRLAHRAGMVLGPTSMQVFNRVMGLILAAIAVEFMMSGIGAYFPGLRG; encoded by the coding sequence ATGGAGACCCTGTTGCCGCTGAGTGAGTATGTGAAACTCTTTGCCGGTTTGATGGCTGTTGTGAGTATTCCGGGCAATCTGCCTGTCTTTCTCGCCTTCACCCGCGATTTGTCGCCCGCCGAGCGCGACCAGGTCGCGCTTTTGACCGCGCTGACCGTCGCCATTGCCATGCTTGCCTTCAACTTCTTCGGCACGCTGATTCTGGACGTGTTTGGCATCTCCATTGATTCCTTCCGCATTGCCGGCGGGATTTTGTTGCTGATGACGGGGCTGGCGATGATGAACGCCGGCGGCGAACCGGTTGAGCCGACCACCAACGCCGCCGACCGTGTTTCGGTGGGGATTGTGCCGCTGGGTATTCCGCTGCTCTCCGGTCCCGGTGCCATGAGCACCGTCATTGTCTATGCGAACAGCCTCAACACGCCAGCGCACCGCCTGGCGGTGGCGCTGGTCATCATCGTGCTGGCGAGCCTCATTTTCATCACGTTTCGGCTGGCGCACCGCGCCGGCATGGTGTTGGGACCCACCAGCATGCAGGTGTTCAACCGCGTCATGGGGCTGATTTTGGCGGCAATTGCGGTTGAATTCATGATGAGCGGAATTGGGGCGTACTTTCCCGGCTTGCGCGGGTGA
- a CDS encoding ABC-ATPase domain-containing protein, whose amino-acid sequence MQQANELERLLRRLDGRGYKAYKDIAGAYQFDTFTLFIDHVQGDPFAAPSRLRVVVPQAVAHFPAHAYATPSRAVGVANLLARRFGELAREQDRRRGSGKSGLISIDAPGQEMLPITAVKVTTEGVECRFAVGLPARGRTILGREAIALLLHDVPAVVRGALFFAAYDPAEVKRYADVNEDADWLRAHLPEMGLVAFVADGAILPRRSGVDERPLTGKRVVPFQSPDSLRVQVNLPNHGPLTGMGIRRGVTLIVGGGYHGKSTLLRALERGVYNHIPGDGREFVITVGDAVKIRAEDGRRITGVNIRPFIDNLPFGQSTANFETDNASGSTSQAANIMEALEVGTSLLLIDEDTSATNFMIRDHRMQALIAKDAEPITPFIDKVRQLYEERGVSTVIVVGGSGDYFDVADCVIAMHAYTPWDATEAAREIVRRFPTGRVAEGGEHFGDVIPRIPLPKSIDPSKGRADAKVKVRGMHHIQFGRHDIDLSAVEQVVDTSQTEAIAAALLYAREHYMDGTRTLREIIEALFADIEREGLDLLDRRRVGWFAAFRPHEFAAALNRLRTLRVRQADAAEER is encoded by the coding sequence ATGCAGCAGGCGAACGAGTTGGAACGTCTTTTGCGCCGTCTCGATGGGCGAGGCTACAAAGCCTACAAGGACATCGCCGGCGCGTACCAGTTTGACACCTTCACACTCTTCATTGACCACGTGCAGGGCGACCCCTTTGCCGCGCCCAGCCGCTTGCGGGTTGTGGTGCCGCAAGCGGTGGCGCACTTCCCCGCCCACGCCTACGCCACGCCCAGCCGCGCGGTGGGTGTGGCGAACCTGCTGGCGCGTCGCTTTGGCGAACTGGCGCGCGAACAAGACCGTCGGCGCGGAAGCGGCAAAAGCGGCTTGATTTCGATTGATGCGCCGGGGCAAGAAATGCTCCCCATCACCGCCGTCAAGGTGACGACTGAGGGCGTGGAATGCCGTTTTGCGGTGGGCTTGCCGGCGCGTGGGCGCACCATTTTGGGGCGCGAAGCCATTGCCCTCTTGTTGCACGATGTGCCGGCGGTTGTGCGCGGGGCGCTCTTCTTCGCTGCCTACGACCCCGCCGAAGTCAAACGCTACGCCGACGTGAACGAAGACGCCGATTGGCTGCGCGCCCACTTGCCGGAGATGGGCTTGGTGGCGTTCGTGGCCGATGGGGCGATTTTGCCGCGCCGTTCGGGGGTAGATGAACGCCCGCTGACGGGCAAGCGTGTGGTGCCCTTTCAATCGCCCGACAGTTTGCGCGTGCAGGTCAATCTTCCCAACCACGGACCGCTGACGGGCATGGGCATTCGCCGCGGCGTCACGCTGATTGTGGGGGGCGGCTACCACGGCAAAAGCACGCTCTTGCGGGCGTTGGAGCGGGGGGTGTACAACCACATTCCCGGCGATGGGCGCGAATTTGTCATCACGGTGGGCGATGCGGTGAAAATTCGCGCCGAAGATGGCCGCCGTATCACGGGTGTGAACATTCGCCCCTTCATTGACAACTTGCCCTTTGGGCAATCCACCGCCAATTTTGAAACCGACAACGCCAGCGGCTCCACCAGCCAGGCGGCGAATATCATGGAAGCGTTGGAAGTGGGCACGTCGCTTCTGCTGATTGACGAGGATACCTCGGCGACCAACTTCATGATTCGCGACCACCGCATGCAAGCGCTCATCGCCAAAGACGCCGAACCGATTACGCCCTTCATTGACAAGGTGCGCCAACTCTACGAGGAGCGCGGGGTGAGCACGGTCATTGTGGTGGGCGGAAGCGGGGATTATTTCGACGTTGCCGATTGCGTGATTGCCATGCACGCCTATACGCCGTGGGACGCCACCGAAGCCGCCCGCGAGATTGTGCGGCGCTTTCCCACCGGGCGTGTGGCTGAGGGGGGCGAGCATTTTGGCGATGTCATCCCGCGCATTCCGTTGCCCAAGAGCATAGACCCCTCGAAAGGGCGCGCCGACGCCAAAGTGAAAGTGCGCGGCATGCACCACATTCAGTTTGGGCGGCATGACATTGACCTGAGCGCTGTTGAGCAGGTGGTGGATACCTCGCAAACCGAGGCGATTGCCGCGGCGCTGCTCTATGCCCGTGAGCACTACATGGACGGCACGCGCACCCTGCGCGAAATCATCGAGGCGCTTTTTGCGGATATCGAACGCGAAGGGCTGGACCTGCTCGACCGCCGACGGGTGGGGTGGTTTGCGGCGTTTCGCCCACATGAATTTGCGGCGGCGCTCAATCGCCTGCGCACCTTGCGCGTGCGGCAGGCGGACGCCGCGGAAGAGCGTTGA